In Sebastes umbrosus isolate fSebUmb1 chromosome 7, fSebUmb1.pri, whole genome shotgun sequence, the sequence ctgtttttatttattttatgttcgaaataaagtctttcattctttcattcattcatatagcGTGTTTTCctgtaattcaataaataaatagtctatatgaaataaccacatggtaaagcctctttttgtatactcctgtttgaattaaatacttgacaaacgagtattttttcattttaagaaatTGAGTGCAAAACGAACAtagcagctttaagtaaaattatggagaaaaaaaaaataaatataggcctagcctatatcgcaAAAGAgacaatatataaaatatatatgatagacatttttatattatattaatatatttatatacatttacacaGTGTACCATTTCAATTATACAGAAATCCAGACAGCAGTCTATCAAATATGTTTAGCATTATGGCCTTATCAGATCTATTGTTTGCATGCAGATGGTCGACATGTAATACAGATTTATGACTGTATGGgggtaaatatcacaataccaAAGTCTTTGAAAAGATATTGAAGTTGCTCTGAAAAAAATACTTCTGTCTTGACTAATAAaagctaaatgtttttttcctggctACCATTCTTTTGTggtttattgattatttatatGTATCATAAATCATCCTGGTGTGCACGAGACTTTCGGACTGTCtagaaatgtaatattttacAACGGTGTTCACAGTTACTGGATCTATAGTTTGTCAGTTGacttaaaatataaatgtgaaATGATCAAGTATACATACTTGTTACTGGTTAGTGGCAAATAATAAGGATaactttttctttccatttcacACTGTTTCAAAATTGCATTATACCAAATCAATTTGGGTGTTTGGCTGTTTGTCAAATTGTAAAATCAACAATGTTTAAAGATGTTTACGTTGAGCTGTGATTACCCATGTCATATTTTATAGAGCAGATGATTAAACTGACTGATCATTTAAGTGCAGATAGTCGACATGTAATACAGATTTATGACTGTATGGgggtaaatatcacaataccaAAGTCTTTGAAAAGATAATGATGTTGCTCTGAAAGAAATACTTCTGTCTTGACTAATAAAAGCTCAATGTTTTCTCCAGGCTACCATTCTTTTGTggtttattgattatttatatGTATCATAATCATCCTGGTGGTACGAGACTGTCTagacatgtaatattttattaatgaGTAATTATTTATCGATAATGTTTAAAGATGTTATACGTTGAGCTGTGATCATATTTTATAGAGCAGACGATTAAACTGACTGATGATTTAAGTGATAGTTGCAGCCATAATATGATGTGGTTCATTGATTATTTATATGTATCATAATCATTCCTGGTGGCAGGAGACTTTCGGACTGTCtagaaatgtaatattttacAACGGTGTTCACAGTTACCGGATCTATAGTTTGTCAGTTgactaaaaatgtaaatgtgaaatgATCAAGTATACATACTTGTTACTGGTTAGTGGTAAATAATAAGGATAAATTGTCTTCCCATTTCACACTGTTTCAAAATTGCATTATACCAAATCAATTTGGGTGTTTGGCTGCTTGTCAAATTGTAAATCGACAATGTTTAAAGATGTTATACGTTGAGCtgtgtcatatttcacagagCAGCATGATTAAACTGACTGATCATTTAAGTGATGGTTGCAGCCATAATATGGTGTGATCTCTTGTTTTGTGTCAGCACAGTTTGCCATATAAGTGAAAGCAGAGTATAATAATACTGACTAGGCTCTTTCTCCAACTTGACAGTAGATGAAGACAGAGCCCTCAGGAAGATGACTCAGCTGTTTTTTAACAATTGGCTCCGCTGAAAAGGGAAGAAGGGAAACTGTTAATAAAATGACTGAATGACAATGCAccacatataaatacaaatatataaagatCATTAAAAGCAAAACACTAGTATCTCACTATCAGAACATGAGCATACATTTCATCTATTACTGACTGTATAATATGATACATATGAAGTTACAGTTACCTTTCACACAGTCTGGACACCAGCTATTTCCTTGGGCGTCTTTATTACCAGAGAAATAAGCAAAGatatcctttcctttcctctcagACACAGCCTGACAGAAGTCTTCATATCCGCGGACATTCACCACCTCGTAGTGGGTCATCGTTTAGACCGGGTTAAAGAGGAAATTAGACTATGAAGCACTAAGAAGTGTTGTCAGTAATATGCTGCTCTTCTGATCACTGATCTGCTAGAAATGGTAGAAATACCCTAAACATGACAGTACTACTTCCGGTCTGCTCAAAggttcttaaagggacagtgtacCTGAAAAGGATTTCCTAATCATTCAATGTTGTTTCTCACGGGGAAGTTATATCTTTTTATCAATCATATAAGTTATAGTTTTTCACACACTGATACATTTTTCCATAAGTGATTTATTTCTAAtagtaaaacacatttattagaaACGCGGTTGCGCTCATGTTTGACTTCTTTGACGCACCGTACTTGGTGGAAAAAAACTACTTCCGGCGAGCGGCGTTCTGTTGTTGTCATGGCGGCGGTTCAAACTGTGGACGAgcttatcattattattaaacattacTATGAAGTTAATCATGTTTAATATCTTAATTAACATCCAGTTAACGACGCTACGGGCATAACTAATTTATCGTTTCTGTATAAACCGAAAAAAAATCGTTAGAAGCGTAATGTTGGAGTGGGATATGTTGGGATTAACTTAATGTTTACAAACTTCAAGTCAAAAGTGTAGCTAGTAAAAGGGTTGTTTGCTCTTTGGTCAGCGTTTGGCGGGTTGTTTTCGCTGTAATGGCTTCACAGTTCTTGCAGAGTGGTTACATGATTTCCTCAGGACAGCAAAGTCAAGAGAGAGACTGGGTTGTTTCAGGTTCAACTCCTGGGATGTCCCACACCAAGGTAACTAAAGCCTGTTCATACTCAACTGTGCTATATCTTTGTCCTAGATACCTGGTATTGATGCACGCATGTACACTCAGTTCCCAGTTTATTTGGTacaactattatttatttactttattattttatttaaaagggaccagtttaaaatataaatgtcaccatttgatgcaccgtaccagattatagctttaaactaattcacatctgtagtccctttgcaggtcaaaacaaagaaacatactacagtcatacaagaaagaacatacaaaacgcacaatacacAACTACACGCAATAACACATCACAAAGTATTCTTGTCAAGTAAAAGCAAGTCATGCAGACCATGGAGTAAAGATCAGTGAGTACAGAGCTGAGCAGCTTTCAACACACGTTTTAAGTTGGTTTTGAAAGTGCTGattgagctgcagctcctcacatTGTCAGACAGGGTGTACCACTGATTTGTGGCCTTAACAGAAAAAGCTGATTGCCCAAATGCAGTGCGGCGAAATGGTACAGTACAGTCTTGAATAGAAgatcttcttcttctatccAATTCAGTCTGATAGATCAGCACTGCTATAAATCCTACCTTCTTgaaggtttatttattttgtttatttgttttgcacaatttaagactatacaacataacaaaaaaataaaaaaatgaataatatacaatgCAGGAAGAAGCAAAAaaccccactgggcttatctgaagcctccacctagagacaagattaatataaataaataatatgaatacataaaagtgataacaaacaattaggacaagatatatatatagatatatatatatatctatatatatataaatatatatatatgttatatataataacaacaataacaatacagtaaatatataaaaaaaacaagtgtgtgtgtgtgtgtgtgtgtttgtgtgtgtgggtgtgttgcgtggaagtgtatggttagtgtttgtgaggaggatatttatttaaatatctataaagataGGTTATAatgttatgttgtttgtttgttgttttgttgaaaCTGCTCTAGAGAGGTGTTATATAGTAGGAGATTGTGGTGTGTGGTGTTGTTGGATTGTAATGTGTTGTACCAAGAGctatttctaatatttaatatagCAGGATAAATTAGATATTAGACACACGTCAGTATAGCACAATGCAGTTCAACATAACGGACGAGTACAGCCCCAAACTTAATGAAGGTGGACTGTTGCTTTAGATTGCATTGGATTTAGCTAACTGCTGCAAACAAATTGGCGACTGGGTTCAAATGAAGTGAAAGACATAAATACTTGTTGAGAAAGTGGTGTGAAAAGCATgactgagtgtgtttgtgtagcttGTCCTCTTCCCAGGTTTCCtcggtggagaggaggttgtgtggcTCAGGTTTTATTTGTTTGGCGACACCTGGAAGCTTGACATCCTCCCGGATCCATATTCTTCATATATGTTTAAAttctatttatcattttttgCCATTGTCCATTCTAattttatgatattttgtaCACATGACATCTATTACATGTCTGTCCGTTCAgggagagggatccctcctctgttgctgtTCCTGAGGTTTCTTACATTATTTCCCTGTTCAAGGCtttttggggagtttttcctcatctgaaGCGAGGGTCAAAGGGCAGAGGTTGTCGTattctgtacagattgtaaagccccttgaggcaaatttgggatttgtgatattgggctatataaataaaattgacttgtgTATCACAATGGCTGTTTATATCACATACAAGACTGGATAAGACTGATTGGTATCTTATGCACCACAGCTATTGTTCAACGAAGCCATCCCCGCGAGCACCAGCAACCGTGCTACCCATGTTCACCGCCCGCCAGCCCCCATCGTGATAGAGAGGCTGCTGCCGCTGTTGGAGGAGCGCGAGAGAGTGGACAGCACCAGAAGCTCCATCAGCTTCACCACTCTCTCGGAGGAGAAGCTGCGGGCTGCGGTTCAGCTCGCCAAGCGAGATCTGAGACGAAGGCGCCTTGAGTCGCTGACAAAATCCCCTGCCAAACCCTCTCAAGAGGCCTCCTTTCTTGAAACAAGTGATGCAGAGCTACTCCAGGTGACTGATTTTGATTAATGGTACACATTTTATAATGGTTGGATAATAGTTTATGTCCTATTCAAGGAATGATTGCCTGTTTGTTAAGTCAATGAGTCTTTTCCCCTCTCTATAGGAGCTTGCAGCCACTCCGAGTAAGACCAAGTTAAAGACCTCCAGTCCAAAAGAGAAAGCAGCCCGACCCAGAACCAAACTGTTTGTGCACACACCCCAGAAGCGTCCCATTTCTCTCATGCCTCGGGCTGGCCAGTCACCCCCAACCAGAGACCCCGGCCTGAGGCAATTTGTAGGCAGAAAACAGGCTCCTTTAAGCCAGGAGATCCGCAAGCTGCAGAATGAGCTGGAAGTGTACATTCAGAAAGTAGAAGAGCTCGCCACCAGAGGTAACCCATAAAAACAGCTCTTTACATTAGGCTTGTGTCTTACTGTTGATAATATGATATCCACTTTTCATATGGTTTTACATTGCATGCATAATGGTGAATAATGGTATTTGAACAACAGGAGGGGAAATAGAGGAGCCACTGGAGCCTGAAGAGCAAAACAAGTTGGAGGTACGCAGGCAGAAGCAGGCAGCCCGCTCAGCACGTGTCATCTATGTTCTCCAACAACAGGTATTTAAATCTCTAACCAcatgtaattaaaaaataaaccttCTCTGACCTTTTTAATTTGCTCTGTATCTATAAACACTGTAATACAAAATCATTATTTCAAAGGTAAAAGAGATACAAGAAGATGTAGAGAAACTGCGAAGTCAGAAAATGTGGGACACCAAAAAGGTATGTTTTTAGCATTGTCACACATTTACTGCTGTATAGcgctgatttatttgttgaaGATGATAAAGCATTGAAAACACTAAGTACAGTTGCTTTTTTGGGCCTTCTGCATGATATTCAAATAACAGTTTCATGTGCCAGTATTTTTTTACCACATTCAATTCCTTAAATGAATATTATTTTGCTTAAAGGAGATTTCATAAAAGTTTTGCCAGCTAAGCAAAAACCATTGAACTATCTTTTTGTACTCAATGGTAAACGGATTTACTTTCTGATATTCTTTCAGTCCGTGGCAATAAACAGGCTTGCAGCTGCCCATCGTGGGACACTCAGGGCCTTACAGGTTGTTATCCACCAGCTTTCAGATCTATCTCACGGCCAGGTACCCCCTCATTACAAAGAGCTGGGCCAGCTGATCCGCCAGCTCTCTCTGTGCTCAGCCAAGGTTGAAGTAGAGCAGGGTTCAGCTGTGCCCGAGACAGCCATCGACATCCTGCAGAAACTAGAGGTGAGGAGCATAAAGTACAAATCAGAAAGTATGTGgacaataatgttttttaattgttttgggTCCATTCTTCTAGCACAGTAGATTTGAAATGTATCAACTATTGTATGTAGGAGTCTTTTTATACATTGTCATCCAATTTAGGACAATGTAGCCAGAATAATAATCCtaaacatacagacagacaaccaAAATAGTGTTTTGTGGAATGAATTTACAAGGCCGTATCAGTCACCTGACCTCAGTCCAACTGACGATGTGTTTTACTTACTGAAGGAGAGGCACCTTTCAACAACAAAGCAATTCAAATTGCTTACCGAAaacaataaaggcaaaaattcCCCAAAACATGCATCAAGATAAGAAGATAACTGCAGCACAGGTCTGGCAGAGCATCACAAGGGAAGATATTAAGTGTCTGCCGTGGTTTGTGGGTTACAAACTAATGACTGTAGTTGTCCAACCTTTAATAATAAGATTACTTTATTCAAGTCTAAGTTAACCTTTCCAATTAGATACTGTTATCCAAAATTGTGagattatatactatacatcaGGCCTATTGAAGTGTCAGCCATGGGCTGAATCCAACCCTTTAACAGCCTCAAACCGGCCCTTTGATAAtgtataaatatgaaaaaagcatTACAAAAAGTAATTTCTTCCAATAAGACAGTTTATTCCATTCATCAACGTTATTGACGCTGTTACAGACTGTTAAAAGCAATGtcattgtctttttatttaaatatcctGACAACATAACACCCAAGTTTATGGGTGTTTACATTATAAGATTATCAAAAGATAATCATTTCAATAGTGGGCTAATTAGcctttccttcatttgttatgTCTTGTCAAGCACATAAATACTTATTTGTTATAAAGTTGTAACCCGGGCTGTTTAAGCAGAGGGAATTTAGGagtcaaactgaataaaaaagatgttgaatgcaacattgtgtttattaaaacaataatctaCTAAGATTAAAAAAGTATATTGTTTTCACAAAAGTGTTTTATTAATTGACATTTTCTATCTATTATCTGTCCAATTTTATGGAGggattgtttatttatttattttttttaatgtcttgtCACTCTATTCCTCTTAGACTTTGGATTCTGTCCTCAGTAAACAAGAGCTGCACGAAAGAAAGATGCAGGCCCAAGCATGTCCTCCACACAGGAAGTCTCCTCATCACAGCATGTCACCTACTAGTGCACCCAAGGGTCCCAGCACCTCAACCGTTAGAGGTCCTCGCAAACCAGCAAATCCCAAAAGAGGTGTCCGTGGTGAGTGTCCGAGTAGTTTTCTTCTCACTTTCTGATTTTCTACCCTCAGCAACagtatttatcaatacaatttCAAACCTCATGAATCTAATATAAATGCACTATTTTCCTTAACAGTTTCTTTcataaagggatagtttgggtgttttgaagtggggttataaaAGGTATTTATCCAGTccgtgtattacctacagtagatgatggtcgtcacgccaccagtttggagaagcagacaggagttaccgcatgaAACCagaagcaatgtactgctgctgcatattttagccacctaaaagaaaggctgacttaaaaaaaactaatcaatatcagtttaagtgtgcgCTATATTTATACAATTTTCTgcagtttaccttgccgtgggacagctatacagtcttaTGTTTGCGACGGGAACTGAAGCCCTTATCTATGCTCtggccaaagcaaccagactccattggagaaaaaaaagagtcattttACCTCCCAGAACACGAGGGTTGGTGGTCGCTGCCTCGATCGGGtcatttgtgttattatgtgactttggttagttcagattcaccaaagtcacacaatagcacaaacaaactaaccaatcaaggcagcggtagacaaGCATtgcccgtgttctgcgaggtaaaattacaggttttttcaagggagtctggtgactttgagagcatagatggatacaacggttttagttccccgtcggaaagggctgtctgacggcaaggtaaagcggtgaaaatattctaaatatagcgtatacttaaactgatatagattttttaggtggctaaaatacgttttgctgccggccccgtccacagcagtacattgctttggttccatgcggtaactcctgtctgcaaCACCccaactgtccctttaaggcaATGGCCTACCTGCTGGCCAAGCCTCTGAAAAAAGCACACAGAGTAAATTGAGTGTATGCCTCTTGATGAAGGACAAGCCGTTTAGTCTCCCAAGTATCTGGAAGTCACCCCAGGGCTTTTGTGCGGTTGTGTTTGGGCCTCCCACTGTGCTTAAATGGCTGCACCACCGGGCTGAAAATTGATAAAGAGTCATGAAGAAGTGATGGGAAAAACAGGAACTGAAGTGCAGAACTCTGGCTGTCGATCCCCTGCTGCTTAGTCTTATGAGCTGTTAACTCCTGCTGGCTCCTGTTGGGCTGAGAGGCATCCTGTGGAAGAGATGACAAAAACACCTACAATGAGCTTAGGGATGCAACTGGTTGTCAAGAGTGTTAGCTAATCGGCTAATTGGAGTGGTTGTGTCCTGTCATGCCTTTTAGCCCCCCAGGTTCCAAACTgttctatatatataatagtgtaATACaatagtatcgatacaatagtGATGAAGAGCCGTAGCTATTCCTTAATTTCTATTTACATGGGATTCAATAAGTTAAGATCAAAATAagtcaaatgtttattttttatttttgtcatcagGTAGGAGAATGGCCTCGCAGAAGCCCAAAACTACTTCTCACCAGCTCATGAACAGAAGAGAGGTGCTCAGGGCCGGCCTGGAGAGCCTCGCTcagagagagctgcagggaCGACCTCAGACATACACCACCTGCAGGAAAGGAGGGGCTCTACACCCCGGGAGAAGCAAGGCTAACATTATAATGACGGTGAGGGCTTGACTTCTACAAATATTGAATACTTGAACATGTTGTAACACACAGGAAATGCTTCATATTATATTAGATGCAGCGTGATTTGGGTTttctttagggctgtcaatcgattcaaatatttaatcgtgattaatcgcacttTTTTTACCCgttcaaaattagatttgtcaagtatttaatacacttatcaacatgggagtgggcaaatatgcttgctttatgcaaatgtatgtatatatttatttttggaaatcaattaacaacacaaaacaatgacaaatattgtcaagaaaccctcacaggtactgcatttagcaaaaaaaaaaatatgctcaaatcatcataacatggcaaaatcaagcccaacaggcaacaacagtcatgtgattatcataaagtgtctgtaaaggggagactcgtgggtacccatagaacccattttcattcacatatcttgaggtcagaggtcaagagaccccatTGAAAAtagccataccagtttttcctcgccaaaatttagcgtaagtttggagcgttatttagcctccttcgcgtcAAGccagtataacatggttggtaccaatggattccttgttatatgataccagtattttcactctagctataaaactgagcccgctacgtggtaaaaatcacaagttgcgttaatgcatcaaagtaattagtggcgttaagacGAATTTCCGTCAACGCaatattatcgcgttaactttgacagccctagtttttttaaaattcacaGTGAAAAGGCGTACAAAGATGTGCCAGAGCTtacttcaaatatttaaataatgtgaGGATCATGTATCTaaacatatattttgtattttttttgtcgtAGCGAAATCAGATACAAGAAGCAGGTTTCCAGCAGCCTACTGTCTCCTCTCAGCTCAGAGTGAACCAGCTCCCTCAAAAAGAACACTCTGTGCCCTGGATACCTACATCacctcactctcctcctccacagcgGTGAGCCTTTTATCTCTCTGTACACCTGATGACCtgttcattgaaaaaaaaatcataacctATTATAGTTCACCAATGTTTTTGCTCTCAGTGCACACTGGATGATTCAAGTCATGACATAGCTAAGGTTATACTGgatgttatatactgtaatgtCTGAAACTCTAATGTCATGGTAACAGTTAGAATTAATGCTCTGTAAATTAATGTGCTcttgacacaaaaaacatttaagaatTCAAGGGGGAAAAAGTGCCAGGAGAGACCTCTCATAAGTTGTTAATTTTTCAGCCAGAAGGTATAACGTGAGCAGGCTTCATGAGAAAAATAGTATAATTAGCTGCTTGACTAATAGCTTACATTCACTGTATGAGTGTAGGTCTTGCCAAATCGGAATCCCCAAAATTTTAATGGACTATATAATGGTAAAATACAGcataaaaaattaatataaaaaatagaattactgcctcacggttgtatgcctccaccaaccagtcaagttgcagtttacatacCTGTccatccaaaatgtcatcacttcgtcattttatccttttagacatttgtgtgaaattgttataattagggttttgtgaggtcacagtgacacttgaccaccaaaatctaatcagttcatcgtttagtccaagtggatgtttgttcCAAATTCGAAGAAATTCCTTCCAGGCGTTTTtgagatatcacaagaatgggacagacgtgtgaggtcacagtgaccttgacatttgacctttgagcaccaaaatctaatatgttcatccttgagtccaggtggacttTTGTGCGAAATTTGAATTAATTCGCTCAAGggtagagttgttccgatacagataccagtattggaaatAAGTCCGATACTTCCCAAAATTCGGAATGGGGTATCGGCGAGTatgccagtctatgcaccaatccgataccataatttattaacccagaaaaaaaatctacttgTTTAAATGGTaatccaaaacagtagccttcactgtgcggatgtgtcatggctgccactggcaacttcTGTTTTAGAGCAacaaagaagaactgattgcaggtagtttgtcacgtgatgatagcaaacaacaacagtgcggtatatatatatatttctgtgttTCTTCATCTCCATATTCCCCCCATACTATCTTTTCTGACGTGTCTTAATACGGTGTATATCTGCCTGTGCCTGTGTTTGTTATTCTTTCATCCCTCTGCTGTTATCTCAGATCCCCTCAAAGGGGAAGACCAGAGCCTCGATGTCTCTTCTCCCCCGTGAAGCTCTCACCCAGCCCTCTGAGGCAGACGGCGGCCGGTGGTTTGGGAGCAGACTCGGCCTTGAGCTCCGAAAAGAAAAGACAAGCTCATAATGAAGCATTAAGGTGAAGCCCATCTTCTACAAATTATATCCAATTTTTAATCTCTTCTTCAATGTTATGGTTTCTCAGAATAGTCATCCATACATCAGATTGTCTCTCGTAGCAAGAGGGAAAAAAGCAAAATGGATGGAATCTTAATGAGTCCTTCCTCTTATTCAGTGAGTTATTTCTAACCTCTGTGTCAGACCCCACTTGCTGAGAGCCAGAGGCAATACTACTAATTCAAAGTTAATTCTTTCCAATATATTAACCTGGGAGCCTGCTAGATTGAGGCCATTTCTCTTTGTGAGTGATTAATAGTTGGCCTGTTTTCAGTGGTTCTAAGCGCCTCATTGATTGAGTGTTCCACATATGTCTCTGTTTAATCAAATCTTAATTGCTACAATTGTGCTTTCTAATTAATCGAGGGCCAGCAGCCTGATTTTAGAGATGGGGACTATGAAGTGTTTCTGTGAAATGCTTAATTGAGCTTGCATTTTGCTTCATTTGATGATTACTGGCTTTGTACAGGAACGCCTGGCTGGATAAGATGACGATGCAGAGACTGAAAGAGCTCGACCAGCTGAGTAAAGAAGAGGCTCAACGCATTCAGACATTAAGGTACAGAAGAAATTTGTTTACAGATTCAACAGGCTTAAAGCGTCTGAGGGGATGCAAGTTGAAGTTCATAATGTTGTATCAGCTGTTGGATATAAATCCAGCCAAAAGATTGCCGTCTGTACCCAAATTGCGAACCTAGTATATTAAAACAAGAAACAtcaaacaacacagaaaaatatGCAAACAGTTGActttgaaataaaacaagattCCTGCCTGATAAGACAAATTATATTTAgcttaaagctactacgagcaactttatttttgtgttgattttggcaatCTCTGTGGACAgggtttccgagcaccagagtccctttagaaaacctctcttTTTACTGCAGTAGTGGTCTGACAGTTTGCCCTGGGCAGTCCTGGTTccggttctcccgtgcctcccttccctccagcagcCCCAGCAATACAGCCTAGGTCTCCAGCAccgtggtgtgtgtgttggctcccagcagaGACTGGAGGCGCAGCGAGGCAAAGCTCTGCTCCTTGCCGgaggagaagctgctgctgccgggcTGGTTTCTGCTGGAGGCCTCGCTGGAGAGTGAACTGAAGGAGTTTctgtgaacctgcatgatttcgtcCGGTGGCGCCAAtaacaagcattaagaataactatatagaaatagccaatctctTGCTGAAATTGAGGTTAACCACCAGTTTAAAGTTCCTCACATTAACTTTAAGGGTTCCCTTTGGACTTTTAGACCTCTAGCAGCGCTCTAGAGcttgtttacaaaaaaaatccacaggccCCATAGGATCATAGTGATATTGGGGTgctttaatcacaaggttggcggttcgatccccggctcctcctgtccgcacgtcgaagtgtccttgagcaagacactgaacc encodes:
- the txndc17 gene encoding thioredoxin domain-containing protein 17, translated to MTHYEVVNVRGYEDFCQAVSERKGKDIFAYFSGNKDAQGNSWCPDCVKAEPIVKKQLSHLPEGSVFIYCQVGERAYWKDSSNDFKKTLKLSGVPTLLRYGTPQKLVEEECFKSELVRMMFTED
- the kiaa0753 gene encoding protein moonraker isoform X1, which encodes MASQFLQSGYMISSGQQSQERDWVVSGSTPGMSHTKLLFNEAIPASTSNRATHVHRPPAPIVIERLLPLLEERERVDSTRSSISFTTLSEEKLRAAVQLAKRDLRRRRLESLTKSPAKPSQEASFLETSDAELLQELAATPSKTKLKTSSPKEKAARPRTKLFVHTPQKRPISLMPRAGQSPPTRDPGLRQFVGRKQAPLSQEIRKLQNELEVYIQKVEELATRGGEIEEPLEPEEQNKLEVRRQKQAARSARVIYVLQQQVKEIQEDVEKLRSQKMWDTKKSVAINRLAAAHRGTLRALQVVIHQLSDLSHGQVPPHYKELGQLIRQLSLCSAKVEVEQGSAVPETAIDILQKLETLDSVLSKQELHERKMQAQACPPHRKSPHHSMSPTSAPKGPSTSTVRGPRKPANPKRGVRGRRMASQKPKTTSHQLMNRREVLRAGLESLAQRELQGRPQTYTTCRKGGALHPGRSKANIIMTRNQIQEAGFQQPTVSSQLRVNQLPQKEHSVPWIPTSPHSPPPQRSPQRGRPEPRCLFSPVKLSPSPLRQTAAGGLGADSALSSEKKRQAHNEALRNAWLDKMTMQRLKELDQLSKEEAQRIQTLRSEVVSPTQWAERAEQKARERIQPFLDEAQQIGESRNRISPSLRNRLSEQAAERAAESAEQLSEALLEDLLEDTARAAWAADTDRQLEGMAQRRLQAPTLESMLLRMEEIQRDQEEVRRRFASITYSDPLYWDRQGAAGPQCHAPSSRPASPQPIRLTRPVPRQISAADIVLEKPVETGHSILSDNSLTEEVSQDEPQPRHGAVFPGPVERSGGTVISVPGSTLRNIRRYREDYDAYLRVVAHEAVGSFDPWAITDSLAEELLSEAVADVAAEFQDVVEEYAEAVFTSEFLQPTQSPPASAAALVS
- the kiaa0753 gene encoding protein moonraker isoform X2 → MASQFLQSGYMISSGQQSQERDWVVSGSTPGMSHTKLLFNEAIPASTSNRATHVHRPPAPIVIERLLPLLEERERVDSTRSSISFTTLSEEKLRAAVQLAKRDLRRRRLESLTKSPAKPSQEASFLETSDAELLQELAATPSKTKLKTSSPKEKAARPRTKLFVHTPQKRPISLMPRAGQSPPTRDPGLRQFVGRKQAPLSQEIRKLQNELEVYIQKVEELATRGGEIEEPLEPEEQNKLEVRRQKQAARSARVIYVLQQQVKEIQEDVEKLRSQKMWDTKKSVAINRLAAAHRGTLRALQVVIHQLSDLSHGQVPPHYKELGQLIRQLSLCSAKVEVEQGSAVPETAIDILQKLETLDSVLSKQELHERKMQAQACPPHRKSPHHSMSPTSAPKGPSTSTVRGPRKPANPKRGVRGRRMASQKPKTTSHQLMNRREVLRAGLESLAQRELQGRPQTYTTCRKGGALHPGRSKANIIMTRNQIQEAGFQQPTVSSQLRVNQLPQKEHSVPWIPTSPHSPPPQRSPQRGRPEPRCLFSPVKLSPSPLRQTAAGGLGADSALSSEKKRQAHNEALRNAWLDKMTMQRLKELDQLSKEEAQRIQTLRSEVVSPTQWAERAEQKARERIQPFLDEAQIGESRNRISPSLRNRLSEQAAERAAESAEQLSEALLEDLLEDTARAAWAADTDRQLEGMAQRRLQAPTLESMLLRMEEIQRDQEEVRRRFASITYSDPLYWDRQGAAGPQCHAPSSRPASPQPIRLTRPVPRQISAADIVLEKPVETGHSILSDNSLTEEVSQDEPQPRHGAVFPGPVERSGGTVISVPGSTLRNIRRYREDYDAYLRVVAHEAVGSFDPWAITDSLAEELLSEAVADVAAEFQDVVEEYAEAVFTSEFLQPTQSPPASAAALVS